One Choristoneura fumiferana chromosome 25, NRCan_CFum_1, whole genome shotgun sequence genomic region harbors:
- the LOC141442458 gene encoding uncharacterized protein isoform X1 produces the protein MVKMCSILNKNAILTGPVDSLCLACEDHLRGDEDAVQHIAKPIHKKNLEATSFYDKYKDDHVRKVKKGYYCEYCNMFLKTSAKVGPHVNEARHCERKASQPLKREGNSVVAFEKVFIPENAWHGLTDDTCCVCDAEFDNALLHKTGTAHILNLVLAEIEITDGNVFRKVDDSTFQCLTCNVVWAIKDMPVHFDGADHKEQYKKCCNSAENVIKPKKETPDLAKVEKQNKKPENDAPIYETPKKEPPEAVKEDNHSVKSEKGAPKDETSKKTPEKEIPKGVETKKTPEVANEKAKDCEKKLETDKKPESKKNKAASSSAKRDEMSKMDKEICDALGANNYIATNVNGGLWCILCDWAMDKKAVQSHLNSKHHLTILKMHREREAKNNPENEKGTDDNKDDESKCKEKPDETSKLDQKEKNKSKIVDAADTFQKNNIKLDMVNGSAYCRVCSNSVDYDFDVIKNHIDEHKKAPKPEKAKKNENLKSFANSAEKKSISLVTSPVHINGNADKPRHEKDEESKQRKDKESKQDENKESKQEKDKESKQVIDKVSKQDKDKEPSQDSEQERKKYAKDNNLNYNKEANTAFCSVCLTKVPPALKNMKEHINGVSHKNKVAQSKVKPINIKHVVTKVSSQKFIDNAVTIETFFYIDVVINEKYCLNIISFFMMTKIGNQVRCQACEVNLAQSQIDTHKNTPRHERVMNETPVVSSEQSEFIRECRPNVFHCGFCNQLESPWASMEKHLQSTAHREAKTSSYWRLQSHLPDIMQHRTRQTMNFMLFNRMLQVFDD, from the exons GTGAAAATGTGTTCGATATTAAACAAGAATGCAATATTAACGGGCCCTGTGGACTCTCTCTGCCTGGCCTGCGAGGATCATCTCCGTGGTGACGAGGATGCTGTGCAGCATATCGCTAAACCCATACATAAGAAGAACCTGGAGGCCACCAGCTTCTACGACAAGTACAAGGATGACCATGTCAGGAAG GTCAAAAAAGGCTACTATTGTGAATACTGTAACATGTTCCTGAAAACTTCAGCCAAGGTGGGACCTCACGTCAACGAGGCGAGACACTGCGAAAGGAAGGCCTCGCAGCCTTTGAAAAGAGAGG GTAATAGCGTTGTTGCCTTTGAAAAGGTATTCATACCGGAGAACGCATGGCACGGACTCACAGATGACACGTGTTGCGTTTGCGATGCAGAGTTCGACAATGCCCTGTTGCACAAGACAGGGACAGCTCATATCCTCAACCTAGTGTTAGCTGAGATAGAGATAACTGACGGGAACGTGTTTAGAAAG GTAGACGATTCAACCTTCCAGTGCTTGACGTGCAATGTGGTTTGGGCCATAAAAGATATGCCTGTGCATTTCGACGGAGCAGACCACAAAGAGCAGTATAAAAAATGCTGCAATTCTGCAGAAAATGTAATCAAACCCAAAAAAGAAACACCGGATTTGGCAAAAGTAGAAAAGCAGAACAAAAAGCCTGAAAATGACGCTCCAATTTATGAAACACCCAAAAAAGAACCACCGGAAGCCGTAAAGGAAGATAATCACAGCGTAAAGTCTGAGAAAGGAGCACCAAAAGATGAAACATCCAAAAAGACCCCTGAGAAAGAAATTCCAAAAGGAGttgaaactaaaaaaacacCAGAGGTCGCGAACGAGAAGGCAAAGGACTgcgaaaaaaaacttgagactGACAAGAAACCGGAGTCGAAGAAAAACAAGGCTGCATCGAGTTCAGCTAAGCGTGATGAAATGAGTAAAATGGACAAAGAAATATGTGACGCTCTTGGTGCTAATAATTACATAGCTACGAACGTGAATGGTGGGCTATGGTGCATCTTATGCGACTGGGCGATGGACAAGAAAGCCGTTCAGAGCCACCTTAACAGCAAACACCACCTTACCATCCTCAAGATGCACAGAGAACGAGAAGCAAAGAATAATCCAGAAAATGAAAAAGGAACTGACGACAATAAGGATGATGAGTCGAAATGCAAAGAAAAACCTGACGAAACTTCAAAATTGGACCAGAAGGAAAAGAACAAAAGCAAGATTGTAGATGCAGCAGATACATTCCAAAAGAACAATATCAAGCTAGATATGGTCAATGGATCTGCATATTGCAGAGTCTGCTCAAATAGTGTTGACTACGATTTTGATGTAATCAAAAATCACATTGACGAGCACAAAAAGGCTCCAAAGCCCGAAAAGGCTAAAAAGAACGAAAACCTGAAATCATTCGCTAACAGTGCTGAGAAAAAATCCATTTCACTAGTTACCAGCCCTGTCCATATTAACGGGAATGCAGACAAACCAAGACACGAAAAAGATGAAGAATCCAAACAACGTAAAGACAAAGAATCCAAACAAGATGAAAACAAAGAATCCAAAcaagaaaaagataaagaatcCAAACAAGTAATAGACAAAGTATCGAAACAAGATAAAGACAAAGAACCTAGCCAAGATTCTGAAcaagaaagaaaaaagtatGCGAAAGACAACAACTTAAATTACAACAAAGAGGCAAACACCGCTTTCTGTTCTGTTTGTCTTACCAAAGTACCACCagctttaaaaaacatgaaGGAACACATCAACGGAGTCAGTCACAAGAACAAAGTAGCTCAGTCGAAGGTCAAACCTATTAATATTAAGCATGTGGTGACTAAAGTGTCGAGTCAGAAATTCATAGACAATGCCGTGACTATAGAGACCTTTTTCTACATAGACGTTGTTATCAATGAGAAGTATTGCTTGAACATTATCAGCTTTTTCATGATGACCAAAATCGGGAACCAGGTGCGGTGCCAAGCGTGTGAGGTGAATTTGGCGCAGTCTCAGATAGATACTCACAAAAATACTCCGCGTCATGAAAGGGTTATGAATGAGACTCCTGTGGTGTCGTCTGAGCAATCGGAGTTCATAAGAGAG TGCCGCCCAAACGTCTTCCACTGCGGTTTCTGCAATCAGCTGGAGTCCCCGTGGGCCTCAATGGAGAAACATCTCCAGTCCACAGCCCATCGCGAAGCCAAGACCTCGTCCTACTGGCGTTTGCAGAGCCATCTACCTGACATAATGCAACACCGCACTAGGCAGACCATGAATTTCATGTTGTTTAACCGCATGCTGCAGGTGTTTGATGACTAG
- the LOC141442458 gene encoding uncharacterized protein isoform X2, with product MCSILNKNAILTGPVDSLCLACEDHLRGDEDAVQHIAKPIHKKNLEATSFYDKYKDDHVRKVKKGYYCEYCNMFLKTSAKVGPHVNEARHCERKASQPLKREGNSVVAFEKVFIPENAWHGLTDDTCCVCDAEFDNALLHKTGTAHILNLVLAEIEITDGNVFRKVDDSTFQCLTCNVVWAIKDMPVHFDGADHKEQYKKCCNSAENVIKPKKETPDLAKVEKQNKKPENDAPIYETPKKEPPEAVKEDNHSVKSEKGAPKDETSKKTPEKEIPKGVETKKTPEVANEKAKDCEKKLETDKKPESKKNKAASSSAKRDEMSKMDKEICDALGANNYIATNVNGGLWCILCDWAMDKKAVQSHLNSKHHLTILKMHREREAKNNPENEKGTDDNKDDESKCKEKPDETSKLDQKEKNKSKIVDAADTFQKNNIKLDMVNGSAYCRVCSNSVDYDFDVIKNHIDEHKKAPKPEKAKKNENLKSFANSAEKKSISLVTSPVHINGNADKPRHEKDEESKQRKDKESKQDENKESKQEKDKESKQVIDKVSKQDKDKEPSQDSEQERKKYAKDNNLNYNKEANTAFCSVCLTKVPPALKNMKEHINGVSHKNKVAQSKVKPINIKHVVTKVSSQKFIDNAVTIETFFYIDVVINEKYCLNIISFFMMTKIGNQVRCQACEVNLAQSQIDTHKNTPRHERVMNETPVVSSEQSEFIRECRPNVFHCGFCNQLESPWASMEKHLQSTAHREAKTSSYWRLQSHLPDIMQHRTRQTMNFMLFNRMLQVFDD from the exons ATGTGTTCGATATTAAACAAGAATGCAATATTAACGGGCCCTGTGGACTCTCTCTGCCTGGCCTGCGAGGATCATCTCCGTGGTGACGAGGATGCTGTGCAGCATATCGCTAAACCCATACATAAGAAGAACCTGGAGGCCACCAGCTTCTACGACAAGTACAAGGATGACCATGTCAGGAAG GTCAAAAAAGGCTACTATTGTGAATACTGTAACATGTTCCTGAAAACTTCAGCCAAGGTGGGACCTCACGTCAACGAGGCGAGACACTGCGAAAGGAAGGCCTCGCAGCCTTTGAAAAGAGAGG GTAATAGCGTTGTTGCCTTTGAAAAGGTATTCATACCGGAGAACGCATGGCACGGACTCACAGATGACACGTGTTGCGTTTGCGATGCAGAGTTCGACAATGCCCTGTTGCACAAGACAGGGACAGCTCATATCCTCAACCTAGTGTTAGCTGAGATAGAGATAACTGACGGGAACGTGTTTAGAAAG GTAGACGATTCAACCTTCCAGTGCTTGACGTGCAATGTGGTTTGGGCCATAAAAGATATGCCTGTGCATTTCGACGGAGCAGACCACAAAGAGCAGTATAAAAAATGCTGCAATTCTGCAGAAAATGTAATCAAACCCAAAAAAGAAACACCGGATTTGGCAAAAGTAGAAAAGCAGAACAAAAAGCCTGAAAATGACGCTCCAATTTATGAAACACCCAAAAAAGAACCACCGGAAGCCGTAAAGGAAGATAATCACAGCGTAAAGTCTGAGAAAGGAGCACCAAAAGATGAAACATCCAAAAAGACCCCTGAGAAAGAAATTCCAAAAGGAGttgaaactaaaaaaacacCAGAGGTCGCGAACGAGAAGGCAAAGGACTgcgaaaaaaaacttgagactGACAAGAAACCGGAGTCGAAGAAAAACAAGGCTGCATCGAGTTCAGCTAAGCGTGATGAAATGAGTAAAATGGACAAAGAAATATGTGACGCTCTTGGTGCTAATAATTACATAGCTACGAACGTGAATGGTGGGCTATGGTGCATCTTATGCGACTGGGCGATGGACAAGAAAGCCGTTCAGAGCCACCTTAACAGCAAACACCACCTTACCATCCTCAAGATGCACAGAGAACGAGAAGCAAAGAATAATCCAGAAAATGAAAAAGGAACTGACGACAATAAGGATGATGAGTCGAAATGCAAAGAAAAACCTGACGAAACTTCAAAATTGGACCAGAAGGAAAAGAACAAAAGCAAGATTGTAGATGCAGCAGATACATTCCAAAAGAACAATATCAAGCTAGATATGGTCAATGGATCTGCATATTGCAGAGTCTGCTCAAATAGTGTTGACTACGATTTTGATGTAATCAAAAATCACATTGACGAGCACAAAAAGGCTCCAAAGCCCGAAAAGGCTAAAAAGAACGAAAACCTGAAATCATTCGCTAACAGTGCTGAGAAAAAATCCATTTCACTAGTTACCAGCCCTGTCCATATTAACGGGAATGCAGACAAACCAAGACACGAAAAAGATGAAGAATCCAAACAACGTAAAGACAAAGAATCCAAACAAGATGAAAACAAAGAATCCAAAcaagaaaaagataaagaatcCAAACAAGTAATAGACAAAGTATCGAAACAAGATAAAGACAAAGAACCTAGCCAAGATTCTGAAcaagaaagaaaaaagtatGCGAAAGACAACAACTTAAATTACAACAAAGAGGCAAACACCGCTTTCTGTTCTGTTTGTCTTACCAAAGTACCACCagctttaaaaaacatgaaGGAACACATCAACGGAGTCAGTCACAAGAACAAAGTAGCTCAGTCGAAGGTCAAACCTATTAATATTAAGCATGTGGTGACTAAAGTGTCGAGTCAGAAATTCATAGACAATGCCGTGACTATAGAGACCTTTTTCTACATAGACGTTGTTATCAATGAGAAGTATTGCTTGAACATTATCAGCTTTTTCATGATGACCAAAATCGGGAACCAGGTGCGGTGCCAAGCGTGTGAGGTGAATTTGGCGCAGTCTCAGATAGATACTCACAAAAATACTCCGCGTCATGAAAGGGTTATGAATGAGACTCCTGTGGTGTCGTCTGAGCAATCGGAGTTCATAAGAGAG TGCCGCCCAAACGTCTTCCACTGCGGTTTCTGCAATCAGCTGGAGTCCCCGTGGGCCTCAATGGAGAAACATCTCCAGTCCACAGCCCATCGCGAAGCCAAGACCTCGTCCTACTGGCGTTTGCAGAGCCATCTACCTGACATAATGCAACACCGCACTAGGCAGACCATGAATTTCATGTTGTTTAACCGCATGCTGCAGGTGTTTGATGACTAG